The Candoia aspera isolate rCanAsp1 chromosome 6, rCanAsp1.hap2, whole genome shotgun sequence genome has a segment encoding these proteins:
- the DCLRE1A gene encoding DNA cross-link repair 1A protein: protein MVAATEISSKQGCKGRDCCGSQRKKRSTGFVVDAFQYGEIEGCRAYFLTHFHSDHYGGLTKKFTFPIYCNKITGNLVKNKLGVQEQYVHILPMDRECIINGIKVVLLDANHCPGAAMILFSLPNGTIILHTGDFRADPSMECCPFLSGWRVHTVYLDTTYCSPEYTFPSQQEVIRFAVNTAFERVTLNPRTLVVCGTYSVGKEKVFLAIAEVLGSKASMSWEKYKTLQCLESATINSLITLNWNNTLLHLLPMMQINFKNLQTHLNKFSENFDHILAFKPTGWTYSDGCYSLSEIQPQTRGNITIYGIPYSEHSSFLEMKQFIQWLKPQKIIPTVNVGNWKARHEMEKHFRDWKMQVAEWN from the exons ATGGTGGCAGCAACAGAGATCTCCAGCAAGCAAGGATGCAAGGGCAGGGATTGCTGTG gatcacagaggaagaaaagaa GCACTGGGTTTGTAGTAGATGCATTCCAGTATGGAGAGATCGAAGGATGTAGAGCTTATTTCCTTACCCACTTCCATTCTGATCATTATGGTGGCCTAACTAAAAAGTTTACATTCCCAATATACTGCAATAAG ATAACTGGAAACTTGGTAAAGAATAAACTGGGAGTGCAAGAGCAATATGTCCATATCCTGCCAATGGATAGAGAATGTATAATAAATGGCATCAAAGTAGTGTTGCTTGATGCTAATCA TTGTCCTGGTGCTGCAATGATCCTTTTCTCTCTTCCAAATGGGACTATAATATTACATACAGGCGACTTTAGGGCAGATCCTTCTATGGAGTGCTGTCCTTTCCTGAGTGGTTGGAGAGTTCACACTGTTTACTTGGATACAAC aTATTGTAGTCCTGAGTATACTTTTCCTTCCCAGCAAGAAGTAATTCGATTTGCTGTCAATACTGCCTTTGAAAGAGTGACTTTAAACCCACGAACGTTAGTTGTTTGTGGAACATATTCCGTTGGAAAAGAAAAAGTCTTTCTAG CTATAGCTGAAGTTCTGGGCTCAAAAGCAAGCATGTCTTGGGAGAAATACAAAACCCTGCAATGCTTGGAATCGGCAACAATAAATTCCCTCATCACTTTGAACTGGAATAATACTTTGCTACATCTTCTGCCCATGATGCAAATTAATTTTAAG AATTTGCAGACTCATTTGAATAAGTTCTCTGAGAATTTTGATCATATTTTGGCTTTTAAGCCCACCGGGTGGACATATTCAGATGGATGTTATTCTTTGAGTGAAATCCAACCTCAGACAAGAGGAAATATCACTATATACG GGATTCCTTACAGTGAGCACAGCAGTTTCCTTGAAATGAAACAATTTATTCAGTGGCTGAAACCTCAAAAAATTATTCCTACTGTAAATGTAGGAAATTGGAAAGCTAGACATGAAATGGAGAAGCATTTCAGGGACTGGAAGATGCAAGTTGCAGAATGGAATTAG